The Anguilla anguilla isolate fAngAng1 chromosome 2, fAngAng1.pri, whole genome shotgun sequence genome contains the following window.
caatttcattagcgtatatttatttttgttgtagtCCCCAAACAGCACTACAATAACCCATTCCTGGACCAATAAGAGAATGGAGTACAGTTTGTACTTCTCCAGCAGGGAGTAATGCTAGAATCATCTGTTTTTATTATCGAAAAAGAGACTGACACAGTCTGTAATGAAGACATACACCACATACAATAATTGTATCTCCTGGGTTTATCAATACAAGGGCCTCTATACAGGCCCAAGACAGTGGATTCCTAAATCACCTACATATTTCTAATTATTCTTAATTGATTTTCATAGCCATAGCTGCCTGTCATGTACAAAAACACTGTGGATGTTTGCTCCGTTGAGTGTTAAAGTTTTAATGAGCTTTATTTCTCAGACACAACATGTTAGATGCCTGTGAATGAGACAGAAAATCCAATGCACCCAGTTCTGTGATTAGCACTTCATCCTAGGGAGATCCCAAAGTCCTCGCTCAGTAAATAAAGCTGCTATAGACATTAATGCAGCCTTGAGCAGCTTGAGACAGACTTTGGGACTGGGGAGCCCTCTTGGAACTGTTGTATGACTAAGGCAATGCAAATGACTCTCTGCTTTGtttccagccctgctcctcATCTACCCAGCTTACAAAATGAGGAAAACTTTGATATCAGGGCTAGTGTGGCTGAAACTCACAAGATGGATTTCCAAGAGACCTACTCTCATAAAGCCGGTGGTCACAATGACAACACCTGTGTGGTTAGGGGAACTGAGGCCAGCATTGAAGAGGAACACGTTAATGAGGAGGATGTCCTGAAGGTTGATGTCCATGAGACTAACTCCTGTGTGATTAGGGGAACTGAGGCCAGCCTTGAAGAGGAACACCTTAATGAGGAGGATGTCCTAAAGGTTGATGTCCATGAGACTAACTCCTGTATGATTAGGGGAACTGAGGCCAGCCTTGAAGAGGAACACCTTAATGAGGAGGATGTCCTAAAGGTTGATGTCCATGAGACTAACTCCTGTGTGATTGGGGGAACTGGGGCCAGCCTTGAAGAGGAACACCTTAATGAGGATGATGTCCTAAAGGTTGATGTCCATGAGACTAACTCCTGTGTGATTATGGGAACTGAGGCCAGCCTTGAAGAGGAACACGTTAATGAGGAGGTTGTCCTAAAGGTTGATGTCCACGAGACTAACTTCTGTGTGATTAGGGGAACTGAGGCCAGCCTTGAAGAGGAACATGTTAATGAGGAGGATGTCCTAAAGGTTGATGTCCATGAGACTAACTCCTGTGTGATTAGGGGAACTGAGGCCAGCCTTGAAGAGGAACACGTTAATGAGGAGGATGCCCTAAATGTTGATGTCCATGAGACTAACTCCTGTGTGATTAGGGGAACCGAGGCCAGCCTTGAAGAGGAACACGTTAATGAGGAGGATGTCCTAAAGGTTGATGTCCACGAGACTAACTTCTGTGTGATTAGGGGAACTGAGGCCAGCCTTGAAGAGGAACACGTTAATGAGGAGGATGCCCTAAATGTTGATGTCCATGAGACTAACTCCTGTGTGATTAGGGGAACTGAGGCCAGCCTCGAAGAGAAATGCATTAATGAACTAAGTGTCCTAAAGGTTGTTACTCTTGAGTACAAAACTTACGTGACTGGGACAATGGAGGCAGCCATTGAGGAGAAGGACCCCTGTAAAGGACAGACCTTCAAAGAAGATGTCCAGGAGATCAACATTTGTATGACTGGTGCAATGAAGGGTGCCATCCAGGAGCAGGATGGTAGTGAGGAGCCTGTCTGTGAGGCCAGTACCTATGGTAGCAACTCTGTTCCTGACTTCAGACCTGACCTAAAGGACTCTTTTATTCTAAATGTCAGTCCAGCTTCAGCAATGGTGGGAGCCATGAAAGAGGAAACTGTCTGTGAGGAAGATGTCCACCAGGAAGGTGCCCAGGAGGTCAACACCTGTGTGACTGAGGCGAGGATGGGTACCATCCAGGAGAAGGACGCGAGTGAGGAGCCTGTCTATCAGACCCACGCCTATGAGCATGAATCCAAACCTGACGCTCAGGATTCTGACACTTTTAAGGTCACTCCAGCTGATGCCCATgaggaaaatgtaaatgaagttGTCTATGAGAGTAGTGCCCATGAAGTCAACATCTGTGTGATTGAAGGTGCTGAGACCAGCTGCAAAGAGAAGCACACCTATGAGGAGGAGCTTAGTAATCATGAGACCAGCAACTGTGTGATTGGAGGAAAGGAGAATCCCATGAAGGAGAAAACATGTGAGAAAGTCCACGATGTAGTTGTCTATGTGTCTAATGTCTGTGTAATTGGGGAAACTGGAGACAGTGCCAAGGAGATGGACAGCAATCACACAGGTGTCTATGAGGTAGCTGCCAATGAGAGCAACATCTCTATGAATAGGGCCATGGAGATCACTGTCGAGGAGGACACCAATGAGATTGCCTATGAGACCAGTGCCTCCAGGGCCAACTACCATGAGAGTGAATCCAATTCTGACTCCAAATCTGATGCTGAGGACATTGACACCATTGTCGCTCCTTCTGACACCCATGGGGTAGACACCAGTGAAGATGTCCATATGACAGATGCTTACATTGCCAGCACTGGGACAACAGACGCTGACGTCTGTGAGCATGACTGCATAGTGTTAGGCGACAGTGATGATATCCAGGAGAAGCCTTCCTATGACACCAAGGAAGATGATGATGCCAAATATTCCATCACTTCTGTGATTGGGGCCAGTAAAGTGGAGGAGGGTGAAGCCAACATTTCTGACATGCACATCAACAACATGTTTGGGGCCAGTGAGGCTGGTGTCCATGAGAGCATACAAGATCCTGACAGCAAGGCCATTGTGCCAGAAACTTTTGTATTTCGGCTGGGTGAAACCATCATCCACAAGCTAGATGACTGCAAAGCTGATGTTCCTGAGACGGACAACCAGGAGCTTGGGGCCCACGAGATGGACAACCACACTGACTTTAATGGCCAACCAGAGAACTGCCTCTAACTGCTGATCAGGCAGCTTGATGTAAGATTTCTTTATGTACTGAAAGATCCAAGAACAGTAGCTGAATTCCAGTTGGGCAATGTAATGCCATGACTGAACACTGAAGTACTCTCTCTACTTCTCACCACTGAGGTGGAGAGCAGTGGTGTCCCTTGCAGCATACAGGGATATTCTCTAACCTGGCCAGCTTTACCATTGGACTtgataactgtttttttatggcTGTCATTATAGCTGAGCTCAGTCTTTGTCATGAGGCACCTGTACCCATTACTCAAGCCATTACTCGGATGAGTAGCATTGGGAGTCGCTTCAAAGGGAAACCCATTCTTCCATTGACCCAGTGCTGTTCATACTCAGGCTCTGCCTTTACCattcaatacatcacacactcAATTTCCTGGATTTTTATAAGGAAGGCAAATTAACATCATCGATTTTTATTGTGTCAAACTCATTCCCCAGATACTTAAGAAGTGCCATTGTTGTGgcagtgtaaatgcatgtgatgTCATTCGTCCATCGAGATGGGTGACCCAGTGCTTTGAGTGCGTGTTAGCTGGGGAAATCAGCTGTGGGGACCAGTGGTGTACTTCTTGAATGTTTGGTGTTCTTTGAGCCTGCAGTGTGACATTTTGGCTCAAATGTACAAAGGGAATCAAAGTCTGTAGCTTCTGTAGCTTGCAGAGCAAGCTGTCTTAAAAAGGGTCCCAGTTTTAATGCATGGCTCTGGTTTGTACTTTCCATACTTGACTGATGAACTCTCAGGATCATTTTGAGGGATCTCTGTAGGATTACCAATGTGCTCTAGATAACAGTTCATTTGAGAAGTGTCTCCTTGCGGAAAACATTATAAATATCAGTCAGTAGTCTAGTATGTATGAAGTTTGTGTTAAGGTCTTTGCGTGCCTCTAGAACCATCTTTGTCTttgactgcacacacagcccatgCATTCTGTGGCTTTTGTTTGTCATAATCATATTGtaggtttttacattttaatggtgGCTTTATTTAGGTCTGTGACCGATTGGATATTTGATGTTTTCAGGTGAGTGATTGGATATAAGCACCATTTGGAAAGTGCTTTACAAGGCCTGGACCTTTATAAAATAATTCTGTATACTAAATAAGTATAGATTTTATTCACTTTAACCACAGGAACGAGGAGGTTAACATAAGAACATGAGACGTAAGAACATAAGAGCtcggtttttgtgtgtgcatgtacctgagtgtttgtgtgagagtgtgagggtgaggtTCATACCATTTTGACACAGTATGTAAACATTTCTAGCAGTCTTTCTGGAGGGGAAGGACTCAAACTTTAGCATGCATTCCTTCTGTGCCCCAGTGCTGGCCACAACAGAGAGTGGGATGAACCCCAgtggtttccatggtaacatATGCACTCCCTCAGGCTTATCCCTCCAGACTGCTGTGGGGGTGTGGTCCGTGGAAGGTCCTAGCACTCTCACTGTTTTACTGTGGCACTGTAGCAGTTGAGCTTCGCTGTAATGCTCTTCAGTATTGTGAGAATGTTATGATATCCCTCCAATCTCTGCATGGCCTGCTAGGTGGAGCGATTCTGTGCTAAttgctgcctttaaaaaaatagtacatatattttgttgaaaaatggtCTTATTGACAATGAGAAACTACTGATGTAACACAATCCATGGCCAGGCCCAGAAAAAATGGTGTTTAGTTCAGCTATACTGTTCTCAAATATAACTACATATGTGAAAATCTGTATTCTGTCAGTACACACATCTGTACATGTGCTATTCCTGAGCGAACTGTTTATACACCATGCACTAAATTTAGTCTGTTTTTCAAATTCTGATTGAGTTGAAATTTCTCTCTGAGCCAGCCAAATAGTGAGAGTGATTGGTGTGTTGATCAATCAATCTTCTgcagtgcacatgtgtgcacatgaaTGATTATGTTACATTTTAGGCAGTAACAGTGCAGGTTTCACTGTGACTCTGTTTGGTGTTTTTGCCAGTCATGACACTAACACATTCTAAACTAAAGGATGGGATGTTAAAGCATGCTTACCTTGTTTcccattttattcagtttacaTGCGTTCTGTTGTGTG
Protein-coding sequences here:
- the LOC118220126 gene encoding mucin-22-like, with the translated sequence MNEILEEDEFIAVRVQDPRVQNEGFWNSYVDFKIFLHTNSKAFTAKTSCVRRRYSEFVWLKKKLQKNSGLVPVPGLPGKTLFFSFGNEDFIERRRRGLQNFLDKVVHMTVCLSDSQLHLFLQTQLPVRHIEDCVQGHTPYSVTDAILTYASSNRGWAQEEEGVVQEPSLPSVSYESVDSPAPHLPSLQNEENFDIRASVAETHKMDFQETYSHKAGGHNDNTCVVRGTEASIEEEHVNEEDVLKVDVHETNSCVIRGTEASLEEEHLNEEDVLKVDVHETNSCMIRGTEASLEEEHLNEEDVLKVDVHETNSCVIGGTGASLEEEHLNEDDVLKVDVHETNSCVIMGTEASLEEEHVNEEVVLKVDVHETNFCVIRGTEASLEEEHVNEEDVLKVDVHETNSCVIRGTEASLEEEHVNEEDALNVDVHETNSCVIRGTEASLEEEHVNEEDVLKVDVHETNFCVIRGTEASLEEEHVNEEDALNVDVHETNSCVIRGTEASLEEKCINELSVLKVVTLEYKTYVTGTMEAAIEEKDPCKGQTFKEDVQEINICMTGAMKGAIQEQDGSEEPVCEASTYGSNSVPDFRPDLKDSFILNVSPASAMVGAMKEETVCEEDVHQEGAQEVNTCVTEARMGTIQEKDASEEPVYQTHAYEHESKPDAQDSDTFKVTPADAHEENVNEVVYESSAHEVNICVIEGAETSCKEKHTYEEELSNHETSNCVIGGKENPMKEKTCEKVHDVVVYVSNVCVIGETGDSAKEMDSNHTGVYEVAANESNISMNRAMEITVEEDTNEIAYETSASRANYHESESNSDSKSDAEDIDTIVAPSDTHGVDTSEDVHMTDAYIASTGTTDADVCEHDCIVLGDSDDIQEKPSYDTKEDDDAKYSITSVIGASKVEEGEANISDMHINNMFGASEAGVHESIQDPDSKAIVPETFVFRLGETIIHKLDDCKADVPETDNQELGAHEMDNHTDFNGQPENCL